The following DNA comes from Fusarium fujikuroi IMI 58289 draft genome, chromosome FFUJ_chr03.
CAGAGTCTCCCTTGACACGATCGAGCGCGTGATTTCTGCACATTGACGGAATATCTTCACTGAGTCTCATCTGCAGGTCTTCAGCTGTGTCGCTTTGGCGTGTCGATCATCATGTGCCAGATCGTGATTAggatctccatctccatccccaTAATACAGTAGTATCCAGGGAGCGACAAAGGaaatgagatcaagaaacaAGTACATATGCATGTACCCagggagaggaagagtgATGATGTCAATATGCCCTTTTCAGGGCGATCGTCTTTCGCCTATCTCTTCTCTAGGGAAGGATCCCAGTTTCATCTCTGGATCTATTGGCTAAATGTTCCATCGTCATGATGAAATCAAGTGGTTTTTTTACACATCTCCCTCACGGCTCCATGTCCCTCACCTTTCCTCCCTTCCTCCCTccctcactcactcactcactcactcgcCCTCACCCACCTACCACAGTTCCACCATGAGCTCCGCTGGTGCACCGAATGCCgaggcttaattatattcGGAGCGCATTTGAAATCTCGATAGTCACCTTTCCGCCCTCGCTCCGAAGTACCTTGACTGAAGAGAGGTCTCGAACGACCCAGTCTGGTTCTGCAGCGATGACCTGCTCAACGGTATGGCTAGTTACCAGGCCGAGAACTTTGCAGCCTGCTGCTTTCCCTGCGCGGATCCCTGCTGGGCTGTcctcgaggacgaggacctGGGCGTCCTCCGCCTGCAGACCGAGACGCTCACGGCCGAGGCGGTAGCAGGCGGGGTCAGGTTTACCATTCTCGACGGACTCTGCCGTGACGAGGTGATTCGACGGCGGTGTGGGCAGGTCTCGAGCACGCAGCCATCCGGTGACGAGAGGGATGGTGCCCGAGGTGACGATCGCCCATGGGCTAGATCTGGCGATAAGTGCTTCTAGCATGGAACGGGCGCCAGGTATCTCGACAGCCTCGTGGCCGTGGTACTTGGGTAGACGTCCTTCCATGTCACGTACATCTGGGAAGTGATCAGCGGTCGCTCGGCCTAGCTAGCTATGATAGTCCAGTTACATGGGGGCATACCCGGCCTCGTCAGCACATACATGGCCGCCAGGATATATCCTCAAGTGAGGTTTTGCGTCTGACATGTCCATGCATATTCATGTGTTTGTGGGCTTTGCCATGCTTGCTGTGGCTGGGGTGTTGCTTTTATCACTTACAATCCCAGTTCGCCTTTTCAGGTGCGAGAATCTTGAGTATGTCGATGCTTCTTCGCCCATGAGAAGTCTCAAGGATAACTTCGGGGGCAACGCCTATCTCATTCCCAATTCTTTGCTTGGTTAGTCACTCACTCGGGTTGGCCGCGTAAGACGTGAGGTGGGTGCGGCTGCACTTACGTCTCCCAGTGCTTCACTACTGCGTCCGTGGAGTCGATGATGGTACCATCCATATCGAAGAGAAACCCGTCAAATGCAAGCTCCTGCGGGGGCAGGGTGTAGTCCGGAGTTGATCCCATTGTATCCTCTGAGCAAAGTATCTGGATGAACAAGGTGGTGGCTGCAGAGTCTGACAGAATGACTTGGAGGTTGCTTTTGGTGATTGTCTTGTCACGAAAATGCAATAGGCTTTTATGATTCCAACGTATATGTCTTTCTCGCGGTATCGCTTAACTTGTATAATATGAAAAAGTTTGCAGTCGCTCTGATGTAGGGTGTTTATAAAGGATGAATCCAAGCTGTTACTTGGTGGCTAGGTGTCTGTTTTGGGCAACTCCGCATGGAGGGGCTACCTCGAGTGGGGAAGTCTATCAAGAATCATGAGTACTTGTTATGGGATAGATGATGGCATATATTGTTCCAACTTTTGGCCTTTTTCTGCTGGTGAACATATACTTAGCTCATCAGTGCTATCTTTTCAGTCTATCCGAAATGCCCCCTTCGACTCCATTGTATTTGAGACATTGCATGCAAGTGACCCCGATAGATTCAGTGTAACGTGTAAAGTTCCGCAGTGCTTCAGTCGTCAAAAGTCAGTGTAATATAGCAGAAAGGAAGCCCTACTACTATTAAATCTTCAAGCTTACCATTGCCATAACACAGATACACAAAGACTAATTAGAAGCCAATAACATATAAATGATTACGATTGATCAAACAATGTATTTGTTTCTCAGTAGCTACCCTATACCCATACCGAACTTGGCAGCCTGCATGTCTTGGCAACGAATTAACATTAAACGCTGCTATGTCATTGGTCCAATTCCTGTTCCGTTCTCGTTGAACAAGTCAGAGTAATTATCTGTGATTCCTCGGCCAAAAATAtgagagaggagaaagagaaaagaaaagaaaagaaaagaaaagagtaaGCAGATCttaagagaaataaaaaactGAGGTCAACTTAAGTCTGATTTAGGATTCAATAGCCCAACTTTACCCTTTTTATCTATGTCTTCTCACTCAGCTTACCCATGGAGggttattaggtatttatagGTTGACAACTTGATGATCCTGTCATCCCCACTAGCTAGTATATCAAGAAGACCAGATTCTCCCCcttgtctccatcttcctgGTCGCTAgtttattctattataaatatagtctCGACGCATAATGGGTTCGCAGATTGGAGACCCCGATGAGATTACTGTGCTTGTCACAGGTTTTGGTGTATGTTTTTGCTTCCTCTCTCATATCAAGCGTCATTTGCTTGCTTGACCACCCCGCTCGACGTCACACAGCACtgcaaagctcaagatcgtGACATCTTGGGCGGGATATGCAGTGTCATATGAGTTGTGTAACTCCTGCTAACCCGCAGATGCTATAGCCGTTCAGGGAACAGTACCCCGTTAACCCCTCATGGGAAATCGCCAACAGCTTGCCTTCATATCTTCCTCCGCTACGAGCCAAGGACCCTAACTCGAGGCATGTAGCTGTGGTTCTGCCAAAGGTACGCATCGTGGTGCACCCTGAGGCTATCCGTGTCAATTACCGGGTTGTGAGGGGCCTTGTGCCATCGTTCCATGACACTCCACAGAAGTTTGACATTGTCATTCACGTTGGAATGGCTGGTCCTCGACCGTTCTACTCCATCGAGAGGAGAGGTCACCGTGATGGGTACAAGCATCCGGATGTCGATGGCGAATACATagacggagaagaagagagagaaaggaatGACTGGCCCTGGCGAGGCCTCCCAGAGGAGATTGAGACGGAGCTGAATCTCGATGAAATCCTCCCTCTGTGGCAGGGGTACAGTTCGGTAAGCTTAGCAGATCTGAGGCCGTGTCAATACTGACAGGAAGCACAGGAGGCGGATCTGCGCATATCAGAAGATGCAGGCCACTTCATGTGCGACTTTATCTATTACTCAAGTCTCTCTGAGCTGTGGAAACTGCAGAGGCCCAGAAAGGCCCTGTTTCTTCATGTCCCAGCCGATGCTTCGCCTACGAGTGTTGCGAAAGGGAGGGAACTGACATTAACTCTCATTCGATCAGTTGTTGAGAGTGACATGATTGATAAGAATAAGCTTCTGGTGAGTAAGACTGCTGGCGAGGAATTGTGATGTGGTTTTCCAGGCGCCCGGGGATGGATCATTAGCAGGAGTTGTCAGCATGTTTTCATCGTTATGTGAATCTATATCAATCTATATCAATCTATTCGTGTTTTGGTTGTTATTCAACTATGGAGAAATAGCGTCCTCGAAATGTCAATTTGATAGTAGTGTGTTACGGTTTTGAATGATCATGACATCATAAGCCGAAGCTTCACTATTCCAAGAGTTTCTCCCATGAAGCGTATCTCATGATTCTGACCTGACCCATTCAAATGCCAATTGGTTCACAAAACAGTCCATACATCATTGACGAATCATTGGCTCTGACTTAGTTATCGCCGGCGTCCGGAGATGCTGGAAGGGGAAGGCCTCCATTCTCCATTCCTCAATCTCCACTTGTGACCCCGAGGAGCCGATATAGACAGACTCCTCTTTCACAACCTACTCGATATCCATCAAGCCAGAATACCCAGCCCCGAAAATGTGTAAAAAAGCCACCTGCGGAACCTGCAGTAAGTCCATGCATCCAATATCAAGAAAATGGCACTAAAATGCCTACAGAGAAGACCTCCTGGTGGGGTTGCGGCAGCCATATTCAGTCCGTTATCGACAACGTCCCGGAGGCTGAGCGCTGCGAGTGCGAGCCAAAGGTCGACGTTGGCGGTGCTTCATACCCGCCTATGGCTGCGTCTCCCAACTGACTTATCGAGAGAGCTGCGGCTCTGGTCCTATGGACACGTGGCAAGAAAGCGATGTGGTCACCCACTGGTGTTGTGGAGGAGCCATTGTAGTGTGTGCTCCTGATGTGAGGCGATTGTAGGAGATCATGGATTGGCGTGCGTGGCGTTGGGGTTGACTCAGGAGCTAGGACTGGAGGTTGATGACTACATGACTAAGAAACTATCAGCAAACGCTCAGGGCAATAATTTCCCATTCCCGTGAACTGTTATCGTGCTGTATCTTGAGACAATGAATCTCAGCATACAGGGGCGTTCAAGCCCAGAAGATGTTAGACCAAGCCAAAAGCTCGGGGAAACCCTTGGTATAGCAAGGTCTTCCTATGGTATGTGACTGACTAACAGAAGAAGTAGATAAGCGGGAAAAGGACAAAGGAGCGGTCACATAAAATTAGAATAGGAGGTCATGAAGAGGGTGCAGAAGAGGGCGTCGTATTGATTGATATAGATAACAGCTGCCACATCCAGTTTTAACTACCTCCTTCTCGCGCCACCACCAGACACAGCATCTCCTCTCTCCGCTAAGCTTACTACCTCCTGAATACCAGCAGCCTCCTGTTCCTCCTCCAGAGCCAGAATTTCCTCACGGCAATCCCACCACTTCTCCTCACTAAGCTCAAAGGCCTTAGCTTTGATCTCCTTGATAGCTAGTGTCTCGGGCTGGATGTTCTTCCAACGGAGGCTCGTCATCAGAATCTCTTGCCACTCAGCTGATGTACGGACGAAGAACTCTCGCCGACTCTCGAAAGGCTGTTGTTCTGTCAGTAACGCACTCATGGTATTGAAGCGGGGATGCGAAATACTTACTCTAGGATGCGGTAGCCCGTCGTCCACAGAAGTGGCtgcagtctcagtctcatcgtcttctgaGGGCGTTGAAGGCTCCGATGAAGGATCTGACGAAGCCTCAGAAGCCTCAGAAACCtcatcttgcttcttctttctcttacTGGGTGTGTAGAGTTGCTGACCCgtttcttcctcgtcctcgtcttcttcatcctcgtcatcctcgtcatcgtcatcgtcctcgtcatcagaCTCCTGAGATTCAAGTCAGCCAGCAAAATTTCATACGCCATTTCGACATCACTTACGATCCAGTCTTCGACGGGTCGACTAAAGATCTCCTTACAACCATCTAGTTTTCCAAGATCGATGGCATAGAGATCATCAAATGTGAACTCCCGGTCTCCCTTCTCAAATGTTCCGCCATAGATATAGAGAACATCGTCTTGAATGGCCAGTTGAGCATTAAATCTTACATGTGGGGATTCCATGGTTACTGGCATTTCTCTTGCTGGCTTGTCGTCGtctctttcctcttccttcttggcgagcTCGATCTCATCAGCGTCATCCAGAGAAGCTCCAGTCTCCAAAGCAGCAAGCTGCCTCAGAAGCTCGTCTTCATTTGCTTGAGCCCGACCACGACGCCCGCCTCGGGGCTCAgcagcattcttcttctgttgaCGAGGCTTTCGTAGGCCCAACGGCATGAATCGATTTCGTTCAATGTTCCAAGCGAAAAGCTGGTTGAAGAACTCACTATCCATACCCTCCTCACTAGCCTCAACGTCGTGCACTCCCCCAAAGAGAATACCGCGGCCCTTGTGCCAGGCCATTGTCGCACCAGCACGTGTAGGGTTGGGGGCATTGGCAGGCTTCTTTCGCTTTTCCCAGCGAACGACCGGGGGAGTGTTGGGATTGGCGTCTGTGGCAGGTTGCAAGAttctgaggaagaagcagtcTTCATGAACCTTGGGAATAAGAACATTTCGCTGAGCCTGGCTAGGTCCCTTGTTGCCCTTTTGCTTGACGTTGACAGTCGCCTTAACACGTGAGTAACCTCCGTAGAGAACCGCACCTTGTTCATGGGGTAGCAGAGTGAAAGATGAGCGAGCGTCTGGCTTGAGCTGGGCAGGAGGCAGCTGAGGAGAATGCCACATAAAGTTAACAGTATCAAAGATCCAAAGATCTGATAGGTACTTTGTCTGATTTGAAGTGTCTTGGAAACCACCAAAGAGGATAATGTACTGCTTCCAGTACGTCATCCGATGACCACTTCGAGCTGAAGGGCTCTTGTCCTTACCCTTGCTCTCAATCTTGGTCCACTCCCTCGTTGCAGGCTCCAGCCTCCAGAAGTCCGAGTAGTGGTGAAATGTGCCCTGCTTTGGCGAGGAGAACTCCCCGCCAAAGAGATAGACGTGGTTCGGGTTTCCAGCTCTGGTCCAAGCATGACCAGATCGTGGGAGTGGAGCGTTGGGTGAAGTTACACATCGCCACTCATCTCTGTTAATGTTGTAGATATTGAGATCGTTGAAGAACTGAGCGAGAGAGCCATTGAAGTATTCACCGCCAAAGAGTAGTAAAGTATTGCTATCATGAGGTGAAGCCATCAACGTTGAGGCAGCTCTCGCTCTCGGAGGTGCATCAATTACTGTCTCAgtgatcttgaggaactgCTCCTGTTGTCTTCGGTACTCTTCCAGCacctcatcaagatcaacatcttcGGCATCACTTCCTTCGACCTTGGCGGCCTtattcttggccttcttttCACCCTTATTGGCCTGCTTGGCTGCTTTCTCAGCCTAATTCTGATCATTAGTCAAACGTTCAACATGTCATGATGCATGGAGGGGCAGTCGTATTTGGAGGGGTAATTAATTGATGGAGGGGCAAAGACATATGCGGACACGGTAGCACAGAATATGACGGCAccttttttgcctttttggcGTCAgcgttcttctttttatctttggccatgatgatgaaaggtATTTGGCACTGTAGAACAAGTTGCCAAGTTTGGGCCCCAATGCGAAAATTCCTGCGCGTGGATGGGTTTCCTACAGGTTTTGATCAAGTCAAATCCAACCATTCACAGTACAGTGTCAACTATACAACATACACTGTATATCGATCACCGAGGCAATTGGAATAAGCTGGATAATACACCTTTGAGCAATACGCCAACGGTCTATTGATGTCTGCATGAGCtgaaaattatattaatatgcCGTTGAATAGGCAAGGTATGGTATCAAACAGATAAGTATGGTTGCCCCCAACAGCATCATGATCTCGTCAACCAAATGCCCGAGACTCTCAGCAACACCCTTCCTCAGGTATAGACTTGTTCCATTGCAATGCGAGTCGCGGCAGTGATCTTATTTTGGAGGGCATCTTTCACTGACGGGCCTTTGAGTATTTTCCTGGAAGATAAGCTACCAGGGCCTTGCTGGCACCCTCCATGCAGTATTGAACAACCTCAACTTTCCTATCAGGAGGTGCTAGCCTAGCGATTTGTCGAATATCGCTCGTCCGGGGTAGAAACAACGCGTGATCCAGCCTGTTGTATGCAGTGTGTAAATCGTCAAGATTATACGGCTGCATgttataaagattaaacaCTTCATCAGTGCGGTATCCGGGGCCGCCCCAAGGTGGACTCGCAAACAGTACTGTTTCGTCAAGGCTTACTCTTAAATTTGGGTGCAGTTCTTCTGTGTGATTGAATAACTTGTCGAGGTACTCGAAGCTATCACCGAGAACCCACGTAATTAGCCCCGGCGCGATACCATAGACCTTGGCATTGTTCTGGGCACAGGCTAAGGTTGAAGGGTCGCGTTCGATAGAGATAACGCGACTCCATCGTTCAGAAAGAGCAAATGCAATACTGTTACCCCCTGCGccaccaaagacatcaaTTAGGATATGCTTCTTTTGGTCGGTGCCATACATATCATGAGCAACTTGGCTAGATTAGAGTTAGCGG
Coding sequences within:
- a CDS encoding probable glycerol-3-phosphate phosphatase (glycerol-1-phosphatase) — encoded protein: MGSTPDYTLPPQELAFDGFLFDMDGTIIDSTDAVVKHWETIGNEIGVAPEVILETSHGRRSIDILKILAPEKANWDYVRDMEGRLPKYHGHEAVEIPGARSMLEALIARSSPWAIVTSGTIPLVTGWLRARDLPTPPSNHLVTAESVENGKPDPACYRLGRERLGLQAEDAQVLVLEDSPAGIRAGKAAGCKVLGLVTSHTVEQVIAAEPDWVVRDLSSVKVLRSEGGKVTIEISNALRI
- a CDS encoding related to TGS1 TrimethylGuanosine Synthase, giving the protein MSSSGVELSLDDSEYSMKPAEELPLTDSCHHYQGKHEVPWDIQKYFAQRYSIFSLYDYGVYMTDDAWFGVTPEPVANQVAHDMYGTDQKKHILIDVFGGAGGNSIAFALSERWSRVISIERDPSTLACAQNNAKVYGIAPGLITWVLGDSFEYLDKLFNHTEELHPNLRVSLDETVLFASPPWGGPGYRTDEVFNLYNMQPYNLDDLHTAYNRLDHALFLPRTSDIRQIARLAPPDRKVEVVQYCMEGASKALVAYLPGKYSKARQ
- a CDS encoding related to Kel2p and Kel1p, whose amino-acid sequence is MAKDKKKNADAKKAKKAEKAAKQANKGEKKAKNKAAKVEGSDAEDVDLDEVLEEYRRQQEQFLKITETVIDAPPRARAASTLMASPHDSNTLLLFGGEYFNGSLAQFFNDLNIYNINRDEWRCVTSPNAPLPRSGHAWTRAGNPNHVYLFGGEFSSPKQGTFHHYSDFWRLEPATREWTKIESKGKDKSPSARSGHRMTYWKQYIILFGGFQDTSNQTKYLSDLWIFDTVNFMWHSPQLPPAQLKPDARSSFTLLPHEQGAVLYGGYSRVKATVNVKQKGNKGPSQAQRNVLIPKVHEDCFFLRILQPATDANPNTPPVVRWEKRKKPANAPNPTRAGATMAWHKGRGILFGGVHDVEASEEGMDSEFFNQLFAWNIERNRFMPLGLRKPRQQKKNAAEPRGGRRGRAQANEDELLRQLAALETGASLDDADEIELAKKEEERDDDKPAREMPVTMESPHVRFNAQLAIQDDVLYIYGGTFEKGDREFTFDDLYAIDLGKLDGCKEIFSRPVEDWIESDDEDDDDDEDDEDEEDEDEEETGQQLYTPSKRKKKQDEVSEASEASSDPSSEPSTPSEDDETETAATSVDDGLPHPRPFESRREFFVRTSAEWQEILMTSLRWKNIQPETLAIKEIKAKAFELSEEKWWDCREEILALEEEQEAAGIQEVVSLAERGDAVSGGGARRR